The Methylobacterium durans nucleotide sequence GCGATGAGCGAAGGACTCACTGCGGCCGGCCTTCCGGCGGACGCCATCCAGATCGTGCCGACGCGCGACCGGGCAGCGGTGGGGGCGATGCTGACCGGCCTCGCCGGCTGCATCGACGTGATCGTGCCCCGCGGCGGGCGCAGCCTTGTCGAGCGCGTGCAAGCGGAGGCGCGGGTCCCGGTCTTCGCCCATCTCGACGGAATCTGCCACGTCTACGTCGCCGCCGGCGCCGATCTCGGAATGGCCCGCACGATTCTCCTCAACAGCAAGATGCGCCGCACCGGCATCTGTGGGGCCGCCGAGACGCTCCTCGTCGACCGCGCCTGTGCTGGCACCCATCTCACGCCGCTCGTGACGGCGCTGCTCGACGCCGGCTGTGGCGTACGGGGCGACGAGGCGGTGCGAGCGGTCGATCCGCGCGTGAGCCCGGCGAGCGACGAGGATTGGCGGACCGAGTACCTCGACGCGATCATCTCCGCTCGTGTCGTGGACGGGCTCGACGCCGCGATCGAGCACATCGAGGCGAACGGATCGCACCACACCGATGCGATCATCACAGAGGATCAGGTGGAGGCCATGCGCTTCCTCGCGGAGGTCGATTCGGCGATCGTCACGCACAACGCCTCGACGCAATTCGCCGATGGCGGCGAGTTCGGCTTCGGCGCCGAGATCGGCATCGCAACGGGTCGCATGCACGCTCGTGGACCGGTCGGCATCGAGCAGCTGACGACCTTCAAATACCGGGTGCACGGCAACGGTCAGACGCGTCCGTGAGCGGGGCGAGAACGGCCTGACGCGGCGGTGCTGCCGCGAGTGCCGCCGACCGCGCCGGGCCTGCGGATCGGGCTCTACGGCGGTTCCTTCAACCCGGCGCACGAGGGTCACCGCCACGTCTGTCTCACAGCTCTACGACGGCTCCGGCTCGACCGGATCTGGTGGCTGGTCACCCCGGGAAACCCATTGAAGGATCGGGGCGACCTCGCGCCGCTCGATGAGAGGGCTGCGCGGGCGCGGGCTGTGGCGCGCGATCCGCGGATCACCGTGACCACGGTCGAGGCAGAGATCGGATCCCGCTTCACGCGCGACACGCTGCGGTTCCTCGTCGGACGCCGCCCCGGAATCCGCTTCGTCTGGATCATGGGCGCCGACAGCCTCGCGACATTTCATCGCTGGAAGGGTTTCGGCGACATCGCGGCACTGGTTCCGATCGCCGTCATCGATCGGCCGGGCTTCACCCTCGCCGCTCCGTGCGCCAGAGCCGCGTCGGTCCTCGGGCGATACCGGGTGCCCGAGAGGGACGCACCGAGACTCGCGAGCATGATCCCCCCAGCCTGGATCTACCTGCACGGGCCGCGTTCCGACCTGTCCTCGACCGCGATCCGGCGGACTGCGGGCGTGAACGCCCCGTGAGCGCAGTGCAACACCGCCCTGAATCGCCGGGACGGGCGGGCGACGCGTATTGAAAACCGGCCGCGAACCCTCCAATCTCCTGATGGCGCGCGACATCTGTCGCGTCTCCGTATTCACCTGAGGAACCAGGACGCTGTCCGAGACGACCGACATGGGAACCAACGGTTCCGAGACCACCGCCCTCGCCAGGGCAGAGAATCTGAGAGCGCTCGCCCTCGGTTGCCTCGACGAGATGAAGGCCGAAGAGACCATCGAGATCGATCTCGTCGGCAAGACCTCGCTGGCCGACACGATGATCATCACCTCGGGCCGCTCCCAGCGCCACGTCGGTGCCATCGCTGACAAGATCATCCAGGATATGAAGGATCAGGGCTTCGGCACGGCCCGTGTCGAGGGTATGCCGGCCTGCGACTGGGTGCTGATCGATGCGGGCGACGTGCTCGTGCACATCTTCCGGCCCGAGGTCCGCGGCTTCTACAACCTTGAGAAGATGTGGGGCGCCGACCGTCCGGTCGGCCGCATGGCCGGCTGACGATGCCGTCTTGAGGCTCCTCGTCGCCGCCGTCGGGCGGCTGAAGGCCGGCCCCGAGCGCGAGCTTGCCGCGCGCTACCGGGAGCGCGGCGGCCAGATTGGCCGAGCACTCGGCTTCTCCGCCTGCGACATCGTCGAAATCCCCGAGAGCCGGGCGCGTCGCGCACCTGACCGTTGCGCGGAGGAGGGCGCCCAGATCCTCGCCCAATGCCAGGCCGGGGGCATCGTGCTCGCGTACGACGAGCGCGGGCGCTCGGATCTCGCGAGCGAGGCTCTCGCGTCGCGCATCGGTGGTTGGCGCGATTCGGGCAAGCCGACATTCACCGTCGTGATCGGCGGTGCCGACGGACTCGACGGGAGCGTACGCAACCGCGCCGACCTCATACTCTCTTTCGGCGCGGCGACGCTGCCGCACGGTCTCGTGCGCGTTCTTGCCTTAGAACAGCTTTATCGCTCGCTCACGATCCTAGCCGGACATCCCTATCATCGCGGTGGTCCGGACGGGCATGAGGCGGCATAGAGACGTCATGGCGCGCGAGAGGCGGCTCAGGCTTTCAGGATGCATCGGGCTCGCGCTCCTCGCGGCTCCGCTCCACGCGCGCTCGCAACAGCCCGAGGCGCCCGACCAGGACAAGATCCGACAGGCCACGGAGGAACGGGACCGGCGCGCCGAGAACCTCAAGCGCATCGAGGCGGCGTTGGCGGCCTCTGGCAACGCGCGCGCGCAATTCGAGTCCGAGATCGCGGCGATCGGCGGGGACCGGGCGAAGCTGAACGCCGCGCTTCTCGACGCCACGCGCCAAGCCCAGGCCACCGAGGATCGGATGAGCCGGCTGGAGGAGCGCTTGCGTACCCTCGGCGCCAGCGAGTCGGCGATCCGCCGGTCGCTCGACGCGCGACGCGGTGTCATCGCCGAGATCCTCGCGGCCCTGCAGCGCATGGGACGGCGTCCGCCGCCGGCCGTGCTCGTTCAGCCCGAGGACGTGCTCGCGGTCATCCGCACCTCGATGCTTCTGGGGGCTGTCGTGCCGGAGCTCCGCGGCGAGGCCGAGACGCTCGCAAGCGACCTCGCCGAACTCGTGCGCCTGCGCGGGCTCATCGCTGCCGACAAGGAAGGGCTGAGGACCGACCTCGCCGGATGGGCGAAGGAACAGCAGCGCCTCAACGCACTGATCACGACGCGCCGGGCTCGCCTCGCCGAAGTCGAGAGCGGGCTCGCCGCCGAGCGCCTGCGCGCGGCCGAGCTCGGCGTGCAGGCAAGGTCTCTGAAGGATCTCGTTGACCGGATGCAGGGCGAGGTCACGGCCGCCCGCCGGGCGGCGGAGGAGGCGCGGAACGCTGAATTGCGCGAGGTGCGCCAGACTCAGGAGCGTTTCGCAGCGGCGGGCTTCAAGGATCCGGCCCGCCTGGCACCGAAGGTGCGTTTCGTGGAGGCCCGCGGCGATCTGCCTAAGCCCGTCAGCGGGCGCCTCTCGCGCGGCTTCAACCAGCCGGACGGCAACGGCGGGATGACGCGCGGCATTTCGCTCTCGACCCGTCCGAAGGCCGTCGTGTCATCACCGGCGGACGGGTGGGTGTCCTTCGCCGGACCGTTCCGTTCGTACGGCCGTCTCTTGATCATCAATGCGGGCGATGGCTACTATCTGTTGTTGGCAGGAATGGATCAGATCAACGTCGAGGTCGGCCAGTTCGTGCTCGCCGGGGAGCCGGTGGCGAGCATGGGCGAGGGGGCATCAGGCCCGGCGGCCGGTGATGGTGACCGCGGCGATCCCGTCCTGTACGTCGAGTTCAAGAAAGACGGCGGCTCCATTGACCCGGAGCCTTGGTGGGCGAGAGGCCCCAGCGAGAAGGTTCGCGGATAATGCGCAAGATGTCCCTGGTCATGCTCGGCGCGCTCCTCGGCGCCGGCACGTCGATGCTGGCGACGCAGACCCAGTTCCTCTCGGGTCCGAGCGCGGTCGCGGCCTCCGCGGAGACCTATCGCCAACTCAGCCTGTTCGGTGACGTCTTCGAGAAGGTGCGGACCGACTACGTCGAGAAGCCCGAGGAGTCGAAGCTGATCGAGGCGGCCGTCAACGGCATGCTCACCTCCCTCGACCCGCATTCGAGCTACATGGACGCGAAGGCCTTCCGCGACATGCAGACCACGACCCGCGGCGAGTTCGGCGGTCTCGGCATTGAGGTCACCATGGAGGACGGCCTGATCAAGGTCGTCACGCCGATCGACGACACGCCGGCCTCCAAGGCGGGGCTCCTGGCCAACGACATCATCACGCAGATCGACGAGGAGCAGGTTCAGGGCCTCACCCTGAACCAGGCGGTCGACAAGATGCGCGGGCCGGTGAATTCCTCGGTGAAGCTGAAGATCAGCCGCAAGGAGGCGAAGGACCCGATCGAGGTCTCGCTGACCCGCGACGTCATCAAGATCAAGCCGGTGCGCTCGCGTACCGAGGGTGGCGATATCGGCTACGTCCGGCTCACCCAGTTCAACGAGCAGACCTTCGACGGCCTGCGCAACGCGGTCGACAAGCTCACGACCGAGATCGGCCAGGACAAGATCAAGGGCTACGTCCTCGACCTGCGCAACAATCCCGGCGGCCTGCTCGACCAGGCTGTGATGGTCTCCGACGCCTTCCTCGATCGCGGCGAGATCGTCTCGACCCGCGGCCGCAATCCGGACGAGACGCA carries:
- a CDS encoding glutamate-5-semialdehyde dehydrogenase, with translation MPALNLKSEFADADDLETQMAAIGRRARAAARQMALATAQTKDVALRTIAERIRQTSREILRENARDVAAAKASGQSAALIDRLTLDEARLAGIADAVEKIGALPDPVGRQLAAFERPNGLLIERIAVPLGVIGVIFESRPNVTADAGALCLKAGNAAILRAGSDSHRSAMAIARAMSEGLTAAGLPADAIQIVPTRDRAAVGAMLTGLAGCIDVIVPRGGRSLVERVQAEARVPVFAHLDGICHVYVAAGADLGMARTILLNSKMRRTGICGAAETLLVDRACAGTHLTPLVTALLDAGCGVRGDEAVRAVDPRVSPASDEDWRTEYLDAIISARVVDGLDAAIEHIEANGSHHTDAIITEDQVEAMRFLAEVDSAIVTHNASTQFADGGEFGFGAEIGIATGRMHARGPVGIEQLTTFKYRVHGNGQTRP
- a CDS encoding nicotinate-nucleotide adenylyltransferase codes for the protein MRIGLYGGSFNPAHEGHRHVCLTALRRLRLDRIWWLVTPGNPLKDRGDLAPLDERAARARAVARDPRITVTTVEAEIGSRFTRDTLRFLVGRRPGIRFVWIMGADSLATFHRWKGFGDIAALVPIAVIDRPGFTLAAPCARAASVLGRYRVPERDAPRLASMIPPAWIYLHGPRSDLSSTAIRRTAGVNAP
- the rsfS gene encoding ribosome silencing factor, with translation MGTNGSETTALARAENLRALALGCLDEMKAEETIEIDLVGKTSLADTMIITSGRSQRHVGAIADKIIQDMKDQGFGTARVEGMPACDWVLIDAGDVLVHIFRPEVRGFYNLEKMWGADRPVGRMAG
- the rlmH gene encoding 23S rRNA (pseudouridine(1915)-N(3))-methyltransferase RlmH; its protein translation is MRLLVAAVGRLKAGPERELAARYRERGGQIGRALGFSACDIVEIPESRARRAPDRCAEEGAQILAQCQAGGIVLAYDERGRSDLASEALASRIGGWRDSGKPTFTVVIGGADGLDGSVRNRADLILSFGAATLPHGLVRVLALEQLYRSLTILAGHPYHRGGPDGHEAA
- a CDS encoding murein hydrolase activator EnvC family protein: MARERRLRLSGCIGLALLAAPLHARSQQPEAPDQDKIRQATEERDRRAENLKRIEAALAASGNARAQFESEIAAIGGDRAKLNAALLDATRQAQATEDRMSRLEERLRTLGASESAIRRSLDARRGVIAEILAALQRMGRRPPPAVLVQPEDVLAVIRTSMLLGAVVPELRGEAETLASDLAELVRLRGLIAADKEGLRTDLAGWAKEQQRLNALITTRRARLAEVESGLAAERLRAAELGVQARSLKDLVDRMQGEVTAARRAAEEARNAELREVRQTQERFAAAGFKDPARLAPKVRFVEARGDLPKPVSGRLSRGFNQPDGNGGMTRGISLSTRPKAVVSSPADGWVSFAGPFRSYGRLLIINAGDGYYLLLAGMDQINVEVGQFVLAGEPVASMGEGASGPAAGDGDRGDPVLYVEFKKDGGSIDPEPWWARGPSEKVRG
- a CDS encoding S41 family peptidase produces the protein MRKMSLVMLGALLGAGTSMLATQTQFLSGPSAVAASAETYRQLSLFGDVFEKVRTDYVEKPEESKLIEAAVNGMLTSLDPHSSYMDAKAFRDMQTTTRGEFGGLGIEVTMEDGLIKVVTPIDDTPASKAGLLANDIITQIDEEQVQGLTLNQAVDKMRGPVNSSVKLKISRKEAKDPIEVSLTRDVIKIKPVRSRTEGGDIGYVRLTQFNEQTFDGLRNAVDKLTTEIGQDKIKGYVLDLRNNPGGLLDQAVMVSDAFLDRGEIVSTRGRNPDETQRFSAKSGDITKGKPVVVLVNGGSASASEIVAGALQDHKRATILGTRSFGKGSVQSIIPLGGSGALRLTTARYYTPSGRSIQAKGIEPDVEVLQEVPDELKGKDETKGEAGLKGHLKQKDTEERGGSSAYVPPDPAKDKQLTAAFDFLRGIQKGAANTQKPSLPN